One Rhodoferax ferrireducens T118 DNA segment encodes these proteins:
- a CDS encoding PEP-CTERM sorting domain-containing protein, with translation MDSNWRFATRVCTVSALLGLVGCLTAFQVAATPFIFNTGNVDGKIATASRPADAGKSEIESADDFVITSSTTINSATFTGLLTSTGGLTPTVGDVRVEIYHVFPKDSAIPPSGNVPTRVNSPSDVTFRDFDAVLGGLTFSTSVLSNSFTALNSVMTGINPAPNQTNGGEGPVNGQEVTFSVTFTTPFDLPADHYYFVPQVQVTDGEFLWLSAARPIGATGTPFSPDLQTWIRNENLAPDWLRVGTDIVGGDPAPTFNAAFSLNGRTIPEPGTLVLLLLGLAGIVWRRFSQ, from the coding sequence ATGGACTCGAACTGGCGTTTCGCAACACGCGTCTGCACTGTTTCTGCTCTTCTGGGCCTGGTTGGCTGCCTGACGGCTTTTCAGGTTGCTGCAACGCCGTTCATCTTCAACACCGGAAACGTGGACGGGAAAATCGCCACCGCGTCGCGCCCTGCAGATGCAGGAAAGAGCGAAATCGAGTCGGCGGACGATTTCGTCATCACCAGTTCGACCACAATCAACAGCGCCACGTTCACCGGCTTGCTCACCAGCACAGGCGGCCTGACGCCGACGGTAGGTGACGTCAGGGTCGAGATTTACCATGTGTTTCCCAAGGACTCAGCAATACCGCCGTCGGGTAACGTGCCGACGCGGGTCAACTCGCCCTCGGACGTCACCTTTCGCGACTTCGATGCGGTGTTGGGCGGGCTGACCTTCTCGACCTCGGTGCTAAGCAATAGCTTCACCGCCCTGAATTCGGTGATGACCGGTATAAACCCGGCCCCCAATCAGACGAACGGCGGCGAAGGCCCGGTCAATGGACAGGAGGTGACTTTCAGTGTCACGTTCACGACCCCGTTCGATTTGCCCGCGGACCATTACTATTTCGTGCCGCAGGTCCAGGTCACCGATGGCGAATTCCTCTGGTTGTCGGCGGCGAGGCCGATAGGGGCGACCGGCACGCCCTTCAGTCCGGACCTGCAGACGTGGATACGGAATGAAAACCTGGCGCCGGATTGGCTGCGGGTCGGAACGGACATCGTCGGCGGTGACCCGGCGCCCACATTCAACGCGGCGTTCTCACTCAACGGGCGCACGATTCCCGAGCCGGGCACTTTGGTGTTGCTGCTGCTTGGTCTTGCTGGCATCGTTTGGCGTCGGTTTAGCCAGTAG
- a CDS encoding SDR family oxidoreductase, with the protein MDIRNKVAIVTGGASGIGRAIAQRFAADGARAVVVADLNFERAQAVARDIKGLAVRCDVSQEADIQALVATTRQHYGQVDAYISNAGILGNMGGLDLDDALWNRMWQIHSMAHVWAARAVVPEMVARGDGFFLVTASAAGLLTIVESAPYAVTKHAAVAFAEWLRIAYGRKGVRVSCLCPQAVQTDMLTGDGGSASHDSIISPEQVANDVISTMLSDKFLVLPHPEVAQYFRNKGQDYERWIGGMQKMYARHAEGG; encoded by the coding sequence ATGGACATAAGGAACAAAGTCGCCATCGTGACCGGCGGCGCCAGCGGGATCGGCCGTGCGATTGCGCAGCGCTTTGCGGCAGATGGTGCACGCGCCGTGGTGGTGGCCGACCTCAACTTCGAGCGTGCCCAAGCCGTGGCCCGCGACATCAAGGGTCTGGCCGTGCGCTGCGACGTCAGCCAGGAGGCCGACATCCAGGCCCTGGTGGCGACGACGCGCCAGCACTACGGGCAGGTCGATGCCTATATCTCCAATGCCGGCATCCTCGGCAACATGGGCGGCCTGGACCTGGACGATGCGTTGTGGAACCGGATGTGGCAGATCCACAGCATGGCCCACGTCTGGGCCGCACGCGCCGTGGTGCCGGAGATGGTGGCGCGTGGCGACGGCTTCTTTCTGGTCACGGCCTCCGCCGCCGGGCTGCTGACGATTGTGGAGTCCGCCCCTTACGCCGTGACCAAACACGCTGCGGTGGCTTTTGCCGAATGGCTGCGCATTGCCTATGGCCGCAAGGGCGTGCGGGTGTCGTGCCTGTGCCCGCAGGCGGTGCAGACCGATATGCTCACTGGCGACGGCGGCTCGGCCTCGCACGACAGCATCATTTCTCCCGAGCAGGTGGCGAACGACGTGATCAGCACCATGTTGAGCGACAAATTCCTGGTGCTGCCGCACCCCGAGGTGGCGCAATACTTCCGCAACAAGGGCCAGGACTACGAACGCTGGATCGGCGGCATGCAGAAAATGTATGCCCGCCACGCCGAGGGCGGCTAG
- a CDS encoding TIGR03118 family protein yields the protein MKNPMSFWVRSVRALGFSAALSCISVAMAAPVYTVTNLVTDDQTAHPAQITDPGLTNAWGLSYSPSSPFWVSSNGAGTATLYSVNPSTQLTAKTPLVVAIPGAGNVTGQIFNGGTGFNADRFLFVSEDGTVSGWRGALGTTAEILVPASSANVYKGAAFGTAAGNDYLYAANFRSGAIDVFKGSAAAPTLPGSFVDPNLPAGYAPFNVQNLGGTLFVTYAQQDASQQDEVAGAGLGLVNRFDLNGNLLGRVASAGSLNAPWGLAIAPGSFGSLAGALLVGNFGDGRISAFDALSTAYLGQLLDASNQPITIDGLWALAPGNGVAGGSTQSLYFTAGPDGETHGLFGVLTAVPEPSTYALMLAALAVLAGVKAGRRRI from the coding sequence ATGAAAAATCCGATGTCTTTTTGGGTGCGTTCAGTACGCGCGCTGGGCTTTTCTGCTGCCTTGAGTTGTATCTCCGTGGCCATGGCGGCCCCCGTGTACACCGTCACCAACCTTGTGACCGACGATCAGACCGCGCATCCAGCGCAGATCACCGACCCCGGGCTCACGAACGCCTGGGGGCTTTCCTATTCGCCCAGCAGTCCTTTTTGGGTTTCCTCTAATGGCGCCGGCACCGCGACCCTGTACTCGGTGAATCCATCGACCCAGCTCACGGCGAAAACCCCGTTAGTCGTTGCGATCCCGGGCGCCGGCAATGTCACGGGCCAGATTTTCAACGGCGGTACGGGGTTCAACGCGGACAGGTTTCTCTTCGTGAGTGAGGACGGTACTGTTTCGGGCTGGCGCGGCGCGCTTGGCACTACGGCCGAAATTCTCGTGCCCGCATCATCAGCGAACGTCTACAAGGGTGCGGCCTTTGGCACAGCCGCAGGCAACGACTACCTTTACGCCGCCAACTTCCGCAGTGGCGCCATTGATGTATTCAAGGGCAGCGCTGCAGCGCCGACCCTGCCGGGGAGTTTCGTCGACCCCAACCTTCCGGCCGGCTATGCGCCGTTCAACGTGCAGAACCTCGGCGGCACCCTGTTCGTGACCTATGCCCAACAGGACGCCAGTCAACAGGATGAGGTCGCAGGCGCAGGGCTTGGCTTGGTCAATCGCTTCGACCTCAACGGCAACCTGCTAGGCCGCGTTGCCAGCGCAGGCAGCTTGAATGCACCGTGGGGCCTTGCCATCGCGCCGGGCAGCTTCGGTTCTTTGGCAGGCGCATTGCTGGTGGGCAACTTCGGCGACGGCCGAATCAGCGCGTTCGATGCCTTGAGTACCGCGTACCTGGGGCAGCTTCTCGACGCCAGCAATCAGCCGATCACAATTGATGGACTGTGGGCCCTGGCACCAGGGAACGGTGTTGCTGGCGGAAGCACCCAGAGCTTGTACTTCACCGCTGGCCCCGACGGTGAAACTCACGGGCTGTTTGGGGTGTTGACCGCGGTTCCAGAACCAAGCACCTACGCGCTCATGCTGGCTGCACTTGCCGTCCTCGCGGGCGTTAAAGCTGGTCGGCGCAGGATCTGA
- a CDS encoding peptide chain release factor 3 yields MSYTAETRRRRTFAIISHPDAGKTTLTEKLLLFSGAIQIAGSVKARKATRHATSDWMEIEKQRGISVASSVMQMVYRDHVINLLDTPGHKDFSEDTYRVLTAVDSALMVIDAANGVESQTRRLIEVCRQRDTPIITFINKMDREVRDPLDILDEVERELGMPCVPMTWPVGQGKTFGGIINLRTQVMTVFESGSERLPHDFDAMPLSDPAALKARFGSEWDTALESMELATGASPAFDREAFLAGKQTPVFFGSGVNNFGVMEVLDALVDLAPSPGPRTSSFIVNKQPVIKQVQPEDDAFSGVVFKVQANMDANHRDRIAFVRIASGKYSPGMKLKVMRTGKELRPTSVVTFMSQRREAVEEAYAGDIVGFTTHGGVQLGDTITDGSVNLLFTGLPFFAPEMFMTVVLKNPLRTKQLQQGLAQLGEEGAIQVFRPEMGGNMLLGAIGQLQFEVVQHRLKGEYDADIRLEASQYTGARWITADSPAELKEFVHAYPQRMARDAADTLAYLCTSPYDVRLAQERFPKIHFHPLREHAGLALQSAA; encoded by the coding sequence GTGTCCTACACTGCCGAAACCCGCCGCCGCCGCACCTTTGCCATCATTTCCCACCCCGACGCGGGCAAGACCACGCTGACCGAAAAGCTGTTGCTGTTCTCGGGCGCGATCCAGATCGCCGGCTCGGTGAAAGCGCGCAAGGCCACGCGCCACGCCACCAGCGACTGGATGGAAATCGAGAAGCAGCGCGGCATTTCGGTGGCCTCCAGCGTGATGCAAATGGTCTACCGCGACCATGTCATCAATCTGCTCGACACGCCCGGCCACAAAGACTTCTCCGAGGACACCTACCGCGTGCTGACCGCCGTGGACTCGGCGCTGATGGTGATTGACGCGGCCAACGGCGTGGAGTCGCAAACCCGCCGCCTGATCGAGGTCTGCCGCCAGCGCGACACGCCCATCATCACCTTCATCAACAAGATGGACCGCGAGGTGCGCGATCCACTGGACATTCTGGACGAAGTCGAGCGTGAACTCGGCATGCCCTGCGTGCCCATGACCTGGCCGGTGGGCCAGGGCAAGACCTTTGGCGGCATCATCAACCTGCGCACGCAGGTCATGACGGTGTTCGAATCGGGTAGCGAGCGCTTGCCGCACGACTTTGACGCCATGCCCTTGTCTGACCCGGCGGCCCTCAAAGCCCGCTTTGGCAGCGAGTGGGACACGGCGCTGGAGAGCATGGAACTGGCCACCGGAGCCTCGCCCGCCTTTGACCGCGAAGCCTTTCTGGCCGGAAAACAAACCCCGGTGTTTTTTGGCTCCGGCGTGAACAACTTTGGCGTGATGGAAGTGCTGGACGCCCTGGTGGACCTGGCGCCGTCGCCGGGTCCGCGCACCAGCTCCTTCATCGTCAACAAACAGCCCGTCATCAAGCAGGTGCAACCCGAAGACGATGCGTTCTCCGGCGTGGTATTCAAGGTGCAGGCCAATATGGATGCGAACCACCGCGACCGCATCGCCTTTGTGCGCATCGCCTCGGGCAAGTACTCGCCGGGCATGAAGCTCAAGGTGATGCGCACCGGCAAGGAACTGCGCCCCACCAGCGTGGTGACCTTCATGAGCCAACGCCGCGAGGCGGTCGAAGAAGCCTACGCCGGGGACATCGTGGGCTTTACCACGCACGGCGGCGTGCAACTGGGCGACACCATCACCGATGGCTCTGTCAACCTGCTGTTCACGGGTTTGCCGTTTTTTGCGCCCGAGATGTTCATGACCGTGGTGCTGAAAAACCCGCTGCGCACCAAACAATTGCAGCAGGGACTGGCTCAGCTCGGTGAGGAAGGCGCCATTCAGGTGTTCCGGCCCGAGATGGGCGGCAATATGCTGCTCGGGGCCATCGGCCAATTGCAGTTTGAAGTGGTGCAGCACCGCCTGAAGGGGGAATACGATGCCGACATCCGCCTGGAAGCAAGCCAGTACACCGGCGCGCGCTGGATCACCGCTGACTCACCGGCAGAGCTGAAAGAATTCGTCCACGCCTACCCGCAGCGCATGGCGCGTGATGCCGCCGACACGCTGGCCTACTTGTGCACCAGCCCCTACGACGTGCGCCTGGCGCAGGAGCGTTTTCCGAAAATCCACTTTCACCCGCTGCGCGAGCACGCCGGCTTGGCGCTGCAAAGCGCGGCTTGA